One genomic window of Ilyobacter polytropus DSM 2926 includes the following:
- the yidD gene encoding membrane protein insertion efficiency factor YidD — MKKLLLFLIKIYQKFISKLLGKNCRFYPTCSSYTYHAIEEHGCFIGIFLGIRRILKCHPFHPGGYDPVPPSRKKQKNKGD, encoded by the coding sequence ATGAAGAAACTATTATTGTTTTTAATTAAAATTTATCAAAAATTTATATCCAAATTATTGGGCAAGAACTGTAGGTTTTATCCTACCTGTTCTTCTTACACATATCACGCGATAGAGGAGCATGGGTGTTTTATAGGGATATTTTTGGGAATTAGAAGAATCTTAAAATGTCACCCCTTTCATCCTGGCGGGTATGACCCTGTGCCTCCTAGTAGAAAAAAGCAAAAAAACAAGGGGGATTAA
- the rpmH gene encoding 50S ribosomal protein L34, which yields MSKRTFQPNNHKRKKNHGFRARMKTKTGRQVLKRRRTRGRAELSA from the coding sequence ATGAGTAAAAGAACTTTCCAACCTAATAATCACAAAAGGAAAAAAAATCACGGATTTAGAGCCAGAATGAAAACTAAAACTGGAAGACAAGTCTTAAAAAGAAGAAGAACAAGAGGAAGAGCAGAATTATCAGCATAA
- the rnpA gene encoding ribonuclease P protein component, whose translation MNKLKKNEQFQNIYKTGIKAFGYYSLVYIKTNKENNHNQVGFVVSKKTGNAVCRNRLKRLFREYYRLNEKKIKKSYDIVFIAKRTAGVKVKTLKYYQMEKDLNLIFKKLNMFV comes from the coding sequence ATGAATAAACTAAAAAAAAATGAACAATTCCAAAATATTTATAAAACAGGAATTAAAGCATTTGGATACTACTCCTTAGTCTACATAAAAACCAATAAAGAGAATAATCATAATCAGGTTGGTTTTGTTGTAAGTAAAAAAACCGGTAACGCTGTATGCAGAAACAGACTTAAAAGACTTTTTAGAGAATATTATCGATTGAATGAAAAAAAAATAAAAAAAAGTTATGATATAGTATTTATAGCCAAAAGAACTGCTGGAGTGAAGGTAAAAACTCTAAAATACTATCAAATGGAAAAAGACCTTAATCTTATTTTTAAAAAGTTGAATATGTTTGTATGA